In Bacillota bacterium, the following are encoded in one genomic region:
- a CDS encoding transposase, whose product MFRANDNHAQQSLFESIQWMNPRIREKLYKSWAPIFYEQVFCKIDEEPFASLYGTTGKPNFPVNIMLSLEYIKHM is encoded by the coding sequence TTGTTTAGAGCTAACGACAATCATGCCCAACAGTCCCTGTTTGAGAGCATTCAGTGGATGAACCCTAGGATTCGTGAAAAACTCTATAAGTCTTGGGCACCGATCTTCTACGAGCAGGTCTTCTGCAAAATAGACGAAGAACCTTTTGCGTCTTTATATGGGACGACCGGGAAGCCTAACTTTCCGGTGAATATTATGTTGTCTTTGGAGTACATCAAGCATATGA